A genome region from Natronosalvus rutilus includes the following:
- a CDS encoding RNA-guided endonuclease InsQ/TnpB family protein codes for MYVHRTYRAKIRNHSPVERMLDLHAWSASKLWNVANHHSRQVWEETGEIPDDSDLKRELKGHTKYKGLHSQSSQRVLEELAEAFNSWYGKRKNDSRANPPGYRKKNYYDDNGNRVHEEHPRSTVTWKQKGIRHDSKHNRVRLSKGANHKDHPRDWDYILVEYETRPEVTVENLQQVRAVYSKSKQRWELHLVCKHEVETPDAPGTETAGIDLGICNFAAVAYSTEESDLYPGNRLKQDGYYFPKEIAKCDDSGGKEATRLQAKWSERRTHFFHSLAKHIVERCIERGVGRINIGKLNGIREDANGESKSWGRHGNLDLHGWAFDRFTKILTYKAKVEGIEVVEVSERDTSKTCCVCGRKVDSQRVERGLYVCDEHDDAFNADVNGAENIRLDINQSNSESSASLDEDRSTGWLAQPGVYLHDLTRGFLPRDQVVDCKP; via the coding sequence ATGTACGTCCACCGCACATATCGGGCGAAAATCCGCAACCACTCACCAGTGGAGCGGATGCTCGACCTGCACGCATGGAGTGCATCGAAACTGTGGAACGTTGCGAACCATCACTCCCGGCAAGTGTGGGAGGAAACTGGCGAGATTCCCGACGATTCGGACTTGAAGCGCGAGTTGAAAGGTCACACCAAATACAAGGGACTGCATTCGCAGTCCAGTCAGCGCGTTCTGGAGGAACTCGCTGAAGCCTTCAACTCGTGGTATGGCAAACGCAAGAACGACTCTCGTGCGAATCCGCCCGGCTACCGCAAGAAAAACTACTACGACGACAACGGCAACCGCGTCCACGAAGAACACCCGCGTTCCACCGTGACGTGGAAGCAGAAAGGCATCCGTCACGACTCGAAACACAATCGCGTCCGCCTCTCGAAGGGCGCGAACCACAAAGACCACCCGCGAGACTGGGACTACATCCTCGTCGAGTACGAGACTCGTCCCGAGGTCACGGTTGAAAACCTGCAACAAGTCAGGGCCGTCTACAGCAAGTCGAAACAGCGGTGGGAACTACACCTTGTCTGCAAACACGAAGTGGAGACACCCGACGCACCCGGCACCGAGACGGCGGGCATCGACCTCGGCATCTGCAACTTCGCCGCCGTCGCATACAGCACCGAGGAATCCGACCTCTATCCCGGCAACCGCTTGAAGCAAGACGGCTACTACTTCCCGAAAGAAATCGCCAAGTGCGACGACTCGGGCGGTAAAGAAGCTACTCGTCTGCAAGCGAAGTGGTCGGAGCGCCGCACCCACTTCTTCCACAGTCTCGCCAAACACATCGTCGAACGGTGTATTGAGAGAGGAGTGGGGCGCATCAACATCGGTAAGCTCAACGGTATTCGAGAGGACGCGAACGGTGAGTCGAAAAGCTGGGGTCGGCACGGCAACCTTGACTTGCACGGGTGGGCGTTCGACCGCTTCACGAAGATACTCACTTACAAAGCGAAAGTCGAGGGCATCGAGGTCGTAGAAGTATCCGAACGCGATACGAGCAAGACGTGTTGCGTATGCGGTAGGAAAGTCGATAGTCAGCGCGTTGAACGCGGCCTGTACGTGTGCGACGAACACGATGATGCGTTCAACGCCGACGTGAACGGGGCGGAGAATATCCGTCTCGACATTAATCAAAGTAACTCCGAGTCTTCGGCCAGTTTGGACGAGGATAGGAGTACCGGCTGGTTGGCACAGCCCGGAGTCTACCTTCACGACTTGACACGCGGATTCTTACCGCGTGACCAAGTGGTAGACTGCAAACCATAA
- a CDS encoding DUF7563 family protein: MSTEPTQWTPMASREAATTTTPECLNCGNRVTRQFARVFGDNRDDVHACPDCSTYREMKTADFIPEDRR, from the coding sequence ATGTCGACTGAACCAACGCAGTGGACCCCGATGGCGTCTCGAGAGGCGGCGACCACGACTACACCCGAGTGCCTGAACTGTGGCAACCGGGTGACCCGGCAGTTCGCCCGCGTGTTCGGCGACAATCGAGACGACGTCCACGCGTGCCCGGACTGTTCGACCTACCGCGAGATGAAGACGGCCGATTTCATCCCCGAAGATCGACGCTGA
- a CDS encoding deoxyhypusine synthase, with amino-acid sequence MTGDEAHDPDHDGHDSEHEADHHDPERETFAHDPVGHAEVRSGMSVDDLASQYGRAGVGAANLHEAIDVTSAMFDDDVTVFFGLAGAMVPTGMRKIVSDLVRDGYVDVLVTTGANLTHDSIEAIGGKHHHGAVHAEGKTEREHDESLREEGVDRIYNVYLPQEHFAEFESHLREEVFPVLESECEDEGSVSIERLTRELGRANADMNERDDVEEDPGLAAAAYENDVPIYCPAVQDSVLGLQAWMYSQTTAFSLDALGDMTGLTDLAFEADEAGAFVVGGGVPKNFTLQTMLVTPRAYDYAVQLTMDRPQTGGLSGATLDEARSWGKLEPEAQNVSVYADATITLPLVVAAARDRVE; translated from the coding sequence ATGACTGGCGACGAGGCCCACGATCCCGACCACGACGGTCACGATTCGGAACACGAGGCCGACCACCACGACCCCGAGCGAGAGACGTTCGCCCACGACCCCGTCGGCCACGCCGAAGTCCGTTCCGGGATGTCCGTCGACGACCTCGCGAGCCAGTACGGACGCGCGGGCGTCGGTGCGGCGAACCTCCACGAGGCGATCGACGTCACGAGCGCCATGTTCGACGACGACGTCACCGTTTTCTTCGGCCTCGCGGGTGCGATGGTCCCGACGGGAATGCGCAAAATCGTCTCCGACCTCGTTCGCGACGGGTACGTCGACGTCCTGGTGACGACCGGGGCGAACCTCACCCACGACTCGATCGAGGCCATCGGCGGCAAACACCACCACGGCGCCGTCCACGCCGAGGGCAAGACCGAACGCGAGCACGACGAATCACTTCGTGAGGAGGGCGTCGACCGAATCTACAACGTTTACCTCCCCCAGGAACACTTCGCGGAGTTCGAGAGCCACCTCCGCGAGGAAGTGTTCCCCGTCCTCGAGTCCGAGTGCGAAGACGAGGGGTCGGTCTCGATCGAACGGCTGACCCGCGAACTCGGACGGGCGAACGCGGACATGAACGAGCGAGACGACGTCGAGGAGGATCCCGGTCTCGCAGCGGCGGCCTACGAGAACGACGTGCCGATCTACTGTCCTGCGGTCCAGGATTCGGTGCTGGGACTCCAGGCCTGGATGTACTCTCAGACGACCGCCTTCTCACTCGATGCGCTGGGAGACATGACTGGCCTGACCGACCTGGCGTTCGAGGCGGACGAGGCCGGTGCGTTCGTCGTCGGCGGCGGGGTGCCGAAGAACTTCACGCTCCAGACGATGCTGGTCACCCCACGAGCCTACGACTACGCCGTCCAGCTGACGATGGACCGGCCCCAGACCGGCGGCCTCTCGGGAGCGACCCTCGATGAGGCCCGGTCGTGGGGGAAACTCGAGCCGGAGGCTCAAAACGTGTCGGTGTACGCCGACGCGACCATCACGCTGCCGCTGGTTGTGGCGGCGGCGCGCGATCGCGTCGAATAA
- a CDS encoding Nif3-like dinuclear metal center hexameric protein: MDLTTLVDRFDEELRTADFADLDASANGLQVGPDEQTVEHVAFAVDAARETTDAAADAGADVLVTHHGLSWGGFERVTGQTYDRLEPLFEHDLALYVSHLPLDGHQELGNAAGVADVLDLEECRPFGAYGPEYIGQRGRTAESYAPEELQETLESTLETGGQPVQLLGFGPDEIENVAIVTGSGVDWLDEAVDAGADALVTGEGKQQVYHEAKEAGVHVVLAGHYATETFGVRSLQGLAEEWGLETTFLEAPTGL; the protein is encoded by the coding sequence ATGGACCTCACCACGCTCGTCGACCGCTTCGACGAGGAACTCAGAACCGCGGATTTCGCCGATCTCGACGCCAGCGCGAACGGTCTCCAGGTCGGCCCCGATGAACAGACAGTCGAGCACGTTGCCTTCGCCGTCGACGCCGCTCGAGAGACAACCGACGCCGCTGCGGACGCGGGCGCGGACGTGCTCGTCACGCACCACGGTCTCTCCTGGGGCGGGTTTGAACGCGTCACCGGACAGACCTACGACCGCCTCGAGCCCCTGTTCGAGCACGACCTGGCGCTCTACGTCTCCCACCTCCCGCTGGATGGCCACCAGGAACTGGGCAACGCCGCCGGCGTGGCCGACGTGCTCGACCTCGAGGAGTGTCGACCGTTCGGCGCGTACGGGCCGGAGTACATCGGCCAGCGAGGGCGCACGGCCGAGTCGTACGCGCCCGAGGAACTCCAGGAGACGCTCGAGTCTACTCTCGAAACCGGCGGCCAGCCGGTACAACTCCTCGGGTTCGGGCCAGACGAGATCGAGAACGTCGCCATCGTCACCGGTTCCGGGGTCGACTGGCTCGATGAGGCCGTCGACGCCGGCGCCGACGCGCTCGTCACCGGCGAAGGGAAACAGCAGGTCTACCACGAGGCGAAGGAGGCAGGAGTACACGTCGTCCTGGCGGGGCACTACGCCACCGAGACGTTCGGCGTCCGGTCGTTGCAGGGGCTGGCCGAGGAGTGGGGTCTCGAGACGACGTTCCTGGAGGCGCCGACGGGGCTGTGA
- a CDS encoding AN1-type zinc finger domain-containing protein gives MSRCHVCHEPLDLPNDCNYCGEYYCSEHRLPENHNCPNLDQVHTLGPEFRETTAQPANEGSAFTPVRIGVGILVLAILATLIVLFL, from the coding sequence ATGTCCCGCTGTCACGTGTGCCACGAACCGCTGGATCTCCCGAACGATTGCAACTACTGTGGCGAATACTACTGTAGCGAACACCGTCTTCCCGAGAACCACAACTGCCCGAACCTGGACCAGGTTCACACCCTCGGACCGGAGTTCCGTGAGACGACGGCCCAACCTGCGAACGAGGGCAGCGCTTTCACGCCGGTGCGAATCGGCGTGGGGATACTCGTTCTCGCGATACTCGCCACACTGATCGTGTTGTTCCTTTGA
- the pyrF gene encoding orotidine-5'-phosphate decarboxylase — protein sequence MNFFDRLHDRIVTVDSVVSVGLDPDPKRIPEHLRNHDLPRWAFNRRIIDATHEHAAVFKPNAAFYEDPDGWRALEETIAYAHGKGVPVLLDAKRADIGNTTRQYAQLLEKVDAITVNPYMGRDSLQPFLANEEAGVFVLCRTSNPGGADLQDLELETGEPLYERVAALADLWNENDNVGLVVGATKPEELEDLREQVPDLPFLVPGVGAQGGDAEVAVEFGLANGVGLVNSSRGIIFAGEEAGEKFADVAGQAVKRLKARLNQYR from the coding sequence ATGAACTTCTTCGATCGGTTGCACGACCGCATCGTGACGGTCGACAGCGTCGTCAGCGTCGGTCTCGACCCGGACCCCAAACGCATTCCCGAGCACCTGCGGAACCACGACCTCCCGCGGTGGGCGTTCAACCGCCGGATCATCGACGCCACGCACGAACACGCGGCCGTGTTCAAACCGAACGCCGCGTTCTACGAGGACCCTGACGGCTGGCGGGCGCTCGAGGAGACCATCGCCTACGCCCACGGGAAGGGCGTTCCCGTCCTGCTCGACGCCAAGCGGGCAGACATCGGGAACACGACCAGGCAGTATGCCCAGTTGCTCGAGAAAGTAGACGCCATCACCGTCAACCCCTACATGGGCCGGGACTCCCTCCAGCCATTCCTGGCGAACGAGGAGGCGGGCGTCTTCGTCCTCTGTCGCACGTCGAACCCCGGCGGGGCCGACCTGCAGGACCTCGAGCTCGAGACGGGCGAACCACTGTACGAACGCGTCGCGGCCCTCGCGGACCTCTGGAACGAGAACGACAACGTGGGGCTGGTCGTGGGCGCGACGAAGCCCGAGGAACTCGAGGACCTGCGCGAGCAGGTGCCCGACCTGCCGTTCCTCGTGCCGGGCGTAGGTGCCCAGGGCGGGGACGCCGAGGTGGCCGTCGAGTTCGGCCTGGCGAATGGAGTCGGCCTCGTGAACTCCTCGCGCGGGATCATCTTCGCTGGCGAGGAGGCAGGTGAGAAGTTCGCCGACGTCGCGGGCCAGGCGGTGAAACGGCTGAAAGCGCGGTTGAATCAGTACCGGTAG
- a CDS encoding amphi-Trp domain-containing protein gives MPEEVLFKSESDQTREDIASYLRSVADKLEQGDTITLKSGSESVTMEPPSRPTFEVKAEREGPTDAPGELSIEFELEWDENGNEGDGGSGQLEIE, from the coding sequence ATGCCTGAAGAAGTCCTGTTCAAATCAGAGAGTGACCAGACCCGAGAAGACATCGCCTCGTATCTCCGCAGTGTCGCTGATAAGCTTGAACAAGGGGATACAATCACACTCAAATCCGGTTCCGAGTCCGTGACAATGGAACCGCCATCGCGCCCGACGTTTGAGGTCAAAGCCGAACGCGAGGGGCCAACGGACGCCCCCGGAGAATTGAGTATCGAGTTCGAACTCGAATGGGACGAGAACGGCAATGAGGGGGACGGCGGGAGCGGTCAGTTAGAAATCGAGTGA
- a CDS encoding GNAT family N-acetyltransferase, producing MMGDVSIREATRDDAKAIKHVARDSWHAAYDSVLGADRVDEKVESWYDPERLVTDDIEQDDRLFFVAIVDETVVGFVEMVPDESDDKLAHLYRIYVASDYWGRGIGSSLLDHIETVLEEQGFDRLQLSVMAENNVGVSFYESNGFHRTSTTHNDQLDFQQYEYLKHLG from the coding sequence ATGATGGGGGATGTTTCCATACGGGAGGCGACCAGAGACGATGCAAAAGCAATCAAGCACGTCGCCCGTGACTCGTGGCACGCGGCATACGATTCTGTGCTTGGGGCAGATCGGGTAGACGAGAAAGTAGAGTCGTGGTACGACCCGGAGCGGCTGGTTACTGATGATATCGAGCAGGATGACCGGCTGTTCTTCGTGGCGATCGTCGATGAGACAGTTGTCGGCTTCGTCGAGATGGTTCCCGATGAGTCCGACGACAAGCTCGCTCACCTCTACCGCATCTATGTCGCTTCTGACTACTGGGGACGAGGAATTGGCAGTTCGCTTCTTGACCACATTGAGACAGTTCTCGAAGAGCAGGGATTCGACCGGCTCCAACTTTCAGTGATGGCCGAGAACAATGTCGGCGTTAGCTTCTACGAATCCAACGGGTTTCACCGAACCTCGACGACCCACAACGACCAACTCGATTTCCAGCAATATGAGTACCTAAAGCACCTGGGTTGA
- a CDS encoding VOC family protein — protein sequence MTTPRTHHVGITVSDLESVLLFYRDVLGFDVLDRFAVSGEAFATAVDVPEAAGRFAHLEAGDVRLELVEYAPAGTARSKSELNQSGATHVGFSVADLEAFFESLPAEVETLSEPRTTESGTAILFLRDPEGNLVEVLER from the coding sequence ATGACGACGCCACGTACACACCACGTTGGGATCACCGTCTCTGACCTCGAGTCCGTCCTTCTCTTCTACCGCGACGTCCTCGGGTTCGACGTGCTCGATCGCTTCGCCGTTTCGGGTGAAGCGTTCGCTACGGCCGTGGACGTCCCCGAGGCCGCGGGCAGATTCGCCCACCTCGAGGCCGGGGACGTCCGCCTCGAACTCGTCGAGTACGCGCCGGCGGGAACGGCCAGGTCGAAATCCGAACTGAATCAGTCGGGAGCGACCCACGTCGGCTTCTCGGTGGCCGATCTCGAGGCGTTCTTCGAGTCCCTGCCCGCCGAGGTCGAGACGCTGAGCGAGCCTCGGACCACCGAGAGTGGCACCGCGATCCTCTTTCTGCGCGATCCGGAGGGGAACCTGGTGGAAGTACTCGAGCGGTAG
- a CDS encoding TrkH family potassium uptake protein has translation MDSHLHVDTHLRVDWRAGLSLVGTILAFLSLAFVLPIVTAFAYGGEDLWVFVISMSVTVGFGLVLRQLDPDPDPGAREAFMVVALTWLFAAIFGALPYLLAGNGTVAHPTNALFESMSGFTTTGATVMGDISFDTHSRAMLLWRQLTQWVGGMGIIVLAVAILSQMSVGGAQLMEAESPGPGVSKLTPHIAETARVLWFAYIGFTLLLMALLYGLHQAGFAPEMDLYNSIAHGLSTLPTGGFSPEARSIEAFSPAVQWLIMPFMFIAGVNFVLWWHLVSGDTRALFRDNEFRLYLGAVTTLSVVLTAVLFFDATVSTDEVGQIGGRLEPSIRYATFQIASLTNSTGFANVDFDQWGGTAKAVMLFAMFIGGSTGSTGGGIKVLRWLVILKSLRRELFTTVHPEAVRPVRMNGEPLDEEAIRGIYAFTLLYLGLFFLGVLLLAADAARVGLDLEAIELVTASIATLGNIGPGFGIIGPMGGYGEFPVTSRLLMILYMWIGRLEIFPVLVLLTAAYWRS, from the coding sequence ATGGACTCCCATCTCCACGTCGACACCCACCTCCGTGTCGACTGGCGGGCCGGGCTGAGCCTCGTCGGGACGATACTCGCGTTTCTCTCGCTCGCTTTCGTCCTGCCGATCGTAACGGCATTCGCATACGGCGGCGAGGATCTCTGGGTCTTCGTCATCTCGATGAGCGTCACCGTCGGGTTCGGCCTCGTGCTCCGACAACTCGACCCGGATCCGGATCCCGGCGCTCGAGAGGCGTTCATGGTCGTCGCGCTGACGTGGCTTTTCGCCGCAATCTTCGGCGCACTTCCCTACCTCCTGGCCGGGAACGGAACAGTCGCTCACCCGACGAACGCCCTCTTCGAGAGCATGAGCGGCTTCACGACGACCGGCGCGACGGTGATGGGCGACATCTCCTTCGACACCCACTCGAGGGCGATGTTGCTTTGGCGACAGCTCACCCAGTGGGTCGGCGGGATGGGGATCATCGTCCTCGCCGTGGCGATCCTCTCCCAGATGTCCGTCGGTGGCGCGCAGTTGATGGAAGCCGAGAGCCCGGGCCCGGGTGTTTCGAAGCTGACGCCCCACATCGCGGAGACGGCGCGGGTGCTCTGGTTCGCCTACATCGGCTTCACCCTTCTCCTGATGGCGCTGCTTTACGGCCTCCACCAGGCCGGGTTCGCGCCGGAGATGGACCTGTACAACTCGATCGCTCACGGCCTCTCGACGCTCCCCACCGGCGGCTTTTCGCCCGAAGCCAGAAGCATCGAGGCGTTCTCGCCGGCCGTCCAGTGGCTCATTATGCCGTTCATGTTCATCGCCGGGGTCAACTTCGTCCTCTGGTGGCACCTCGTCTCGGGGGACACGCGAGCCCTGTTTCGGGACAACGAGTTCCGACTCTACCTCGGGGCCGTCACCACGCTCTCGGTCGTGCTCACGGCCGTCCTCTTCTTCGACGCCACCGTGAGCACCGACGAGGTCGGCCAGATCGGCGGTCGCCTCGAGCCCTCGATACGGTACGCCACGTTCCAGATCGCCTCGCTGACCAACTCGACCGGCTTTGCGAACGTCGACTTCGATCAGTGGGGCGGCACCGCGAAGGCCGTGATGCTCTTTGCAATGTTCATCGGGGGGAGCACCGGGTCGACCGGCGGGGGAATCAAAGTACTCCGGTGGCTCGTCATCCTCAAATCCCTGCGGCGGGAACTGTTTACGACCGTCCACCCCGAGGCCGTTCGCCCGGTCCGAATGAACGGCGAACCCCTCGACGAGGAGGCTATCCGGGGCATCTACGCGTTCACGTTGCTGTACCTGGGCCTGTTCTTCCTGGGGGTCCTCTTGCTGGCCGCCGACGCCGCCCGCGTCGGTCTCGACCTCGAGGCGATCGAACTGGTCACAGCCTCGATCGCTACCCTGGGTAACATCGGGCCCGGGTTCGGCATCATCGGTCCGATGGGCGGCTACGGCGAGTTCCCGGTCACCTCGCGGCTCCTGATGATCCTCTACATGTGGATCGGTCGCCTCGAGATTTTCCCCGTGCTGGTGTTGCTGACGGCGGCGTACTGGCGGTCGTAA
- the trkA gene encoding Trk system potassium transporter TrkA, with protein sequence MHVVIVGAGEVGRSIAKNLEETHDVVIVDQDSDIVEDLTYSLDVLAIEGDGTEITTLHEANVEEAGLVIACTDDDEVNLVICGAAKTLTDAFTIARVRRRTLLETWEGSEGAFGVDFMVCTDLLTAQAIFRISGLPGAQDVDMFAGGLVRMAEFEISPQSPIANQSVQDADRYDSLTFAGIFRNGDMIVARGETVIEPNDRVVVIGSPDSVSTFADDLVCLPETEQEEVVIVGASEIGYQAAREFEEHGYEPRLIERDPDRARQVAEALPNTLVMQSDATDTDFLEREHVDEADIVISALGSDERNLLVSLLARRLGVDRTVAVIENLEYAELFETVGVDVAINPREETAEEIVRFTRSNRAEKVAMLEHDRAEVIEIEVGADSALAERTIMDSVADLPEGVVIGAISRGGNLVTPRGDTTLRPGDHIVLFVDATVLDQVLEAI encoded by the coding sequence GTGCACGTAGTCATCGTCGGTGCTGGCGAAGTCGGTCGATCGATCGCCAAGAATCTCGAAGAGACCCACGACGTCGTGATTGTCGATCAGGATTCTGACATCGTCGAGGACCTCACCTACTCGCTCGACGTGCTCGCCATCGAGGGCGACGGGACCGAAATCACGACGCTTCACGAGGCGAACGTCGAGGAGGCCGGCCTCGTCATCGCCTGTACGGACGACGACGAAGTGAACCTCGTAATCTGCGGTGCGGCCAAGACACTGACCGACGCGTTCACCATCGCCCGCGTGCGACGGCGGACGCTGCTCGAGACGTGGGAGGGGTCGGAGGGTGCTTTCGGCGTCGACTTCATGGTCTGTACCGACCTGCTCACGGCCCAGGCGATCTTCCGCATCTCCGGCCTCCCCGGCGCCCAGGACGTCGACATGTTCGCCGGCGGCCTCGTACGGATGGCCGAGTTCGAGATCAGCCCCCAGAGCCCGATCGCCAACCAGAGCGTCCAGGACGCCGACCGGTACGACTCGTTGACGTTCGCAGGGATATTCAGAAACGGGGACATGATCGTTGCTCGCGGAGAGACGGTGATCGAACCGAACGACCGCGTCGTCGTCATCGGCAGCCCCGACTCCGTCTCGACCTTCGCCGACGACCTCGTCTGTCTCCCGGAAACCGAACAGGAGGAGGTCGTCATCGTCGGCGCCAGCGAGATCGGCTACCAGGCCGCCCGCGAGTTCGAGGAACACGGCTACGAACCGCGTCTCATCGAGCGAGATCCTGACCGCGCTCGGCAAGTCGCCGAAGCCTTGCCGAACACGCTCGTTATGCAGAGCGACGCCACCGATACGGACTTCCTAGAGCGCGAGCACGTCGACGAGGCAGACATCGTCATCTCCGCTCTCGGCAGCGACGAGCGCAACCTTCTCGTCTCCCTGCTCGCTCGACGGCTCGGCGTCGACCGCACCGTCGCCGTCATCGAGAACCTCGAGTACGCCGAACTGTTCGAGACCGTGGGCGTCGACGTGGCGATCAACCCCCGCGAGGAGACCGCCGAGGAAATCGTCCGATTCACGCGATCGAACCGCGCAGAGAAAGTGGCCATGCTCGAGCACGACCGCGCCGAGGTCATCGAGATCGAGGTCGGTGCCGACAGCGCCCTGGCCGAACGAACGATCATGGACTCGGTCGCCGACCTCCCCGAGGGCGTCGTCATTGGCGCCATTTCCCGCGGCGGCAACCTCGTGACCCCGCGTGGAGACACGACGCTCAGGCCCGGCGACCACATCGTGCTGTTCGTCGATGCGACGGTTCTCGATCAGGTGCTCGAGGCGATCTGA